The following are encoded together in the Chlorocebus sabaeus isolate Y175 chromosome 20, mChlSab1.0.hap1, whole genome shotgun sequence genome:
- the BGLAP gene encoding osteocalcin, translating into MRALTLLALLALATLCITGQAGAKPSGAESSKGAAFVSKQEGSEVVKRPRRYLYQWLGAPAPYPDPLEPKREVCELNPDCDELADHIGFQEAYRRFYGPV; encoded by the exons ATGAGAGCCCTCACACTGCTCGCCCTGCTGGCCCTGGCCACACTTTGCATCACTGGCCAGGCAG GTGCGAAACCCAGCGGTGCAGAGTCCAGCAAAGGTGCAG CCTTTGTGTCCAAGCAGGAGGGCAGCGAGGTGGTGAAGAGACCCAGGCGCTACCTGTATCAATGGCTGGG AGCCCCAGCCCCCTACCCAGATCCCCTGGAGCCCAAGAGGGAGGTGTGTGAGCTCAATCCGGACTGTGACGAGCTGGCTGACCACATCGGCTTCCAGGAGGCCTATCGGCGCTTCTACGGCCCGGTCTAG